The following DNA comes from Malania oleifera isolate guangnan ecotype guangnan chromosome 12, ASM2987363v1, whole genome shotgun sequence.
TAAGGGTTTAAATATTAGAATTGATGGGTACTACCTAGTTTTATCactgttttaaatattttattattgcatATTGGGACATTTTTATACACTATATTTGAAATAGCATTACTATATTATTTTTAAGTATTCATTAACTGACTTGTCATTTGTAGATAAACATGATGGTGTAGAAAAATATGGTGGCAGATAGATTTTAGTTCTTTGGATTTACTATTTTGTGAACAATACTCTAATAATTAATAAACTCTTTCTTATGTGTGTTTGTATATGATTTATTGGAGGCCTACACTGTATTTGTGTTACGTGACAAGAGGTCCTTTCATCCAATATTAATTTGATAGTAAAGTTGATTATATTAAACTTAAATTGtggtaaatattttttattgatgaGCTAACTCATATATTTGGTAAACTTAAATTTGGATGGATatgttttgaaataaagaaatACTATGTCGGATAATAGATaccaagaatttaaaaaaatataaaaataaattaaataaccAGTTGAGCTTATGTGTTCCTAACACGTTAAGGTAATAATATGATGGGTTATATGCATTGCTTAAAAGGTTACAAATCATTCATCTAGGTACTGATGATGGTTGCAAAAACCTTACTAAAGACAGCCATGATGTGTTAATTGTGACGACTGTTAATGCTTTAAATAACTATAGGGTCACTAATAATTAAGATAGCAACACCACTTGTGTTATGcatcactaataataaataaatagatgtTAGCTACTTTTTTTGGGtaactaaaaataaaagaatCAGCAGCAATTTTCTGAAACCCTAATAATTATTGGCACAGGGTACGCAGTTTTACCCCTTAATTTTATACAAAAACATTGTTTTCGTAGACTTGAACATGCGACCAACTAGTCACAAAAGCGTAACGTTACTACTGTTGATCCAAATTCCACCACCCTCAAGGTGGGAAGTGTTGTAAGAGGAAAAATATTTGTTTAGGGTGAACAAAACATCAGTAATTTTGTACCATTAATTTCTTTTTTGTTTGTCATTTGCGAGGCCCATTATGCCTTCTGCCTAGACCATGCACACAATTGAATTGAGGATTGCACTAGGCTGGTCCATTCCCATCCCATGCAAACTCATATAGTTGTCTCATGACGATCCAACGATGGCTCGTTGTTCACAAAATATCAATAGCCTAAATGCCCATTCACAGAATATCTCAAATGGACCCAAAAAAAAAGTGCCATATCCAAATTTAGCAATTggtaaattaagcttgaatgccCAATTCCTAGCTTCCTTTTGAGAAAGGaagtatatatttttttgaaattaattcaaagcAGATAATTTGACTCCTAAAtataaatgcatatatatatatatatatatatttattcgaGATGATTAATTTTATCAGCTTATTATGGATCAAGGAGGAATCTAGAAATTCTCAATTGGCTGTATGttcagaaaaataaattaagaacaGTGCAATTAACCCACTTTGGTAGTTGCTAATCTTTGCAGGCTGTATGTTGCGGGTTGTGTCACCGGTGAAATCAGCCTgggtttttggaaaaattatataGGGGACCTCCCTTTCATGTGTTCATGTGCTTATATTTTAGATGTTAGACATATAGCAAATTGGTCTTATATTCATTAATATCATACATGTAAATGGGAAATCTACTTTTAATAAGtgtataatttaaaaaatagacACAACGCGTGGAGGGGAGGTCGTTTGTATAATTTTCCTGCTTTTTCTGCCTCTTGCTCCACTCAGTCAAGGGGAAAACATGCGGAGAAAACAAATATGTTTTtccttaattattttattttaaggcAGAAGGGACTCTCACAGAAGAATGGGTTCCATATGAATAAACCTTGATACTATTTAAAGTTTACTTTCTCCCAATTGGTTCCTAGTAGTTGTTGTGTACgtgtttcttttttccttttctttctttgggTATGGATGGGGCCTCCGCAAcaatagaaagttcagaaaggAAAAAAAGGAGAGAAGAAGAACCGGTTACACATAGTTAgacatataaaaattaatttaccaaaaaggaaaaggaaaacttACAAATGAAATGAACTTCAAATGGGCAAATTAAAAACAAAGCGTACATGACTAAAATATTAATAGTCAAGACTGATAAGAGAAGCTTACATGCATCAACTTTTAATCTTCTTCAAGAAGATGGCCGAAATAAGACCAACATTCCTCGTCTGGCCTTATGATCAGCCATGGCTGCTTGCCTACCCAGCTATCTGCAGGTGGTTCCCCTTCCATATCATGATCGAACACCTTCAGAATTAACTCAGATTGAACAGAACCCCCACCACTGCGTGGATGTAGCAGCAGCaacaaaaccaacaaaagaattgaagaagaagaagaagaagaagaaggagaagaagaaggagaagaagaaaacaacaaaaaggaaaaaagaaaaagaatacaaAATAGAGCATGCAATCTTCTAAAATTAAATTAACGCATGCAATATTAATAAATTCCTGTTGATCCGAGGAAGTTACAGTACTTCTAATTCAGAACAGAAGAGCTCAACCAGTAGTATTCATTAATTATAAttgaaagaaaacaaaaaggaaaaaaaagaaaaaaaaaaaacgaaaaaagaAGCTGGCTAGCCCGCAGGTAGCGACAGATCGCTTCTTAATTTTAATTCTTCTCTCATTGCGTGCTCCTTTTCCCCGCATGCACTATTTATCTATTAAGTACACATTTGATTTAAAACGGCGCCGGAAAACAAACAACTCGTCTCGTGAATCCATGGGGTCGACTTTCTCCAACTAGGTTTTGGCAATATTAGTACAATAAAACAAGTAACTAATTAAGTCCTGtacaatgagagagagagagagagagagagagagagagagagaggggatcGAAATTAAGGGCAGGTTGCCCTAGCAAGGTGGGTTGTAGGTGCCCTAGTATTAGGGCTGTTGTTTAAGGATAAAGGAGGGGACGGCATCCTGCAGTAGGCCATAGTCTGGGAGTTGAAACTGCTGGTGGTGATGGAAAGCGGGGAAGGCGTTCTgtgggtggtggtggtggtggtggatgGAGCCCATGCCTCCGCCGCCGCCACCATGGTGGTTGCTCAAGGTCGGTATGGGGCCGAACAGCTCTTGAGGGAAGGCGTGCCCTGCCATGGCTGCTGGAGTCAGCATCGGAGGCTGCAACATTCCGGCTCCGGCATTCCCCCTGAGGGCCGGCGGAATTTGGTGGTTGTGCTGGCCTTCATAGGTCGTGATCACGATAGACGGGTCCTGGAACGACCTCTCCACCCTCTTCTTCACGGTGCACTTCTGGGTTGTGCACCTGTAGTAGCTCCTGCAACCCACCACCAcagtatacatacatacacacagtTGTGCtcacattaaataaataaattgaggaACCAAGAaagattattaattaattaattaatttcctttAGATTCTCATCAATAAAATTATAATAGGATTAGAacataaggaatatatatatataagtgcaaGTTTTGAAGAGGATTCGCAGTCTTAGATAGAGGAGATTGACTATTTATAAATGCAATTTCTTAATTGGTGTAAGTTTGGGGGAAGGCGATGGAAGAACAAACGTACCTTGGATAAGGGCTGTTCTTGACAGCCTTCTGTCCATATTTCCTCCATCTATATCCATCTTCTAGATGATCCACCTCACTTTTGGTCATGAAAGCAAACCTTGGCTCTCTCTGCTTTTTCTCCCCTTTTTTCTTCGGTTTGTTTCTGTTCATCATTAGCCCATTACCAAttaagtcatatatatatatatatatatatatatatatatatacagagagagagagagagagagagagagagagagagagagagagagagagagagagagagagagagagagagaaacgcACGCACACAATGTCAAAGAAGCTTTTTACAAAACTTGCAGAGTAAGAAAAACCCAAATCTCACACTTTCTTAGAACTCTCTCCTCCATCTTCAGACCCTTTGGGCTGCTGCTGCTCACTCTTGCTGTTCTTTCCACAATCTTCTTCCCCACCTGCCTCGCTCGATGAGGATGAGACAGAAGAATTTGGAGTTTCCGGGACTGCGCCAGTACCTCCTCCACCCCCGAGCTCTCCGCCGGCCTCTGCCAGCCTGTTATTGCCTTCGACGGAGGAGAACATTTCGGGCGATGGCGATGACAACCCAAATGCCCTCCCCAGCATGTTATAGTCCCCGGATCCATTCAAGCACTCGGTGAAGCTCATGTAGGAGGGATCAAATCCTTGCAGACTCTGCTGCCCCGAATTTGCCATTAACGACGACACTTGGTGATCGTAGACAGAAGAATTATGAGTAGAGAAGGAGAATCCATTGCCCCCAATACGGTGCCGATCATCGTAAAATGGGTCATGGAAGAAAATCTCCCTGGGTTCTTCAGACATGGAAGAAGAAGATAAAGGtttgaaagagagaaagagatagagtAAATATGGTTGAAGTTTCTCGGTCTCTATTcttattgagagagagagagagagagggttagGGTTAGTCTTCAAATGTGGGACTGCAAGCCCCACCTTTATAAAGGAAGTAGACAAAGCACGTTCCAATCAAAAAGGTGAAAAGTGCATGGCTTTTTTTCAGTCCAAGGGGTGGGTGTAGACTGGTCCATGATGGGCGCGTGAAAGCACAAGCCGTGTTCTGCGACTGGGGGAGAGCCAGGAGTAG
Coding sequences within:
- the LOC131144380 gene encoding WRKY transcription factor 71-like — translated: MSEEPREIFFHDPFYDDRHRIGGNGFSFSTHNSSVYDHQVSSLMANSGQQSLQGFDPSYMSFTECLNGSGDYNMLGRAFGLSSPSPEMFSSVEGNNRLAEAGGELGGGGGTGAVPETPNSSVSSSSSEAGGEEDCGKNSKSEQQQPKGSEDGGESSKKVNKPKKKGEKKQREPRFAFMTKSEVDHLEDGYRWRKYGQKAVKNSPYPRSYYRCTTQKCTVKKRVERSFQDPSIVITTYEGQHNHQIPPALRGNAGAGMLQPPMLTPAAMAGHAFPQELFGPIPTLSNHHGGGGGGMGSIHHHHHHPQNAFPAFHHHQQFQLPDYGLLQDAVPSFILKQQP